One window of Mesoplasma syrphidae genomic DNA carries:
- the upp gene encoding uracil phosphoribosyltransferase, which produces MPFTELKHPLIIDKLTRMRKQDTSSKDFRENLNEIAQLMVYEICRDIPLTKIEIETPIQKTVGYTIEQPIVLVPILRAGIGMLDGIQKLIPTARIAHIGLYRDEETLEIHQYFAKTTTDIENSYTLIVDPMLATGGSAIKAIDIVKQWGAKNIKFVCLVAVPEGLKKLAHRHPEVEVYAACLDEKLNEKGYIVPGLGDAGDRIFGTK; this is translated from the coding sequence ATGCCATTTACAGAACTAAAACATCCGCTTATTATTGATAAACTTACTCGTATGCGCAAGCAAGATACATCGTCAAAAGATTTTAGAGAAAACTTGAATGAAATTGCTCAATTAATGGTTTATGAAATTTGTAGAGATATTCCGTTAACAAAAATTGAAATTGAAACTCCAATTCAAAAAACAGTTGGATATACAATTGAACAGCCAATTGTTTTAGTGCCAATTTTGAGAGCTGGAATTGGAATGTTAGATGGAATTCAAAAGTTAATACCAACAGCTAGAATTGCTCATATTGGGTTATACCGTGATGAAGAGACACTAGAAATACATCAATATTTTGCTAAAACTACTACAGATATTGAAAATAGCTACACATTAATAGTTGATCCAATGTTGGCAACTGGAGGAAGCGCAATTAAAGCAATTGATATTGTTAAACAATGGGGAGCTAAAAACATTAAATTTGTTTGCCTTGTAGCAGTCCCAGAAGGACTAAAAAAATTAGCACACAGACATCCTGAAGTCGAAGTATATGCGGCTTGCTTAGATGAAAAGTTAAATGAAAAAGGTTACATTGTTCCGGGATTAGGAGATGCTGGAGATCGTATATTTGGAACTAAATAA
- the glyA gene encoding serine hydroxymethyltransferase, translated as MNTVNKKISEMLNSELKRQQNHIELIASENYVSEAVLTCSGSIATNKYAEGYPGKRYYGGCEYIDKIEQMGIDLAKKIFNADHANLQPHSGSQANEAAYRAILNYGDKIVSMSLDAGGHLTHGYPINFSGSAYNFAFYGVNKKTEQIDFEEVEKVVLTHKPKLIVAGASAYSRTIDFKKFKEIADKVGALLMVDMAHIAGLVAAGVHPNPMEYADIVTTTTHKTLRGARGGMILCKEEFAKKIDSAVFPGIQGGPLENLIAGKVQALTEVDTPEFKVYAAQVIANAKAFATSLEKNGMRLIAGGTDNHLINLEVKKAFGVTGRQAEKILEKIGIVTNKNMIPFDEEKPFHTSGIRVGTPAMTTRGFKEAEFIQVGEIIASALKDQSSENIEKLSQEVLSLCDRFPIYPNLKY; from the coding sequence ATGAATACTGTTAACAAAAAAATAAGTGAAATGCTAAATAGTGAACTTAAACGTCAACAAAATCATATTGAACTAATAGCTTCTGAAAACTATGTATCAGAGGCAGTTTTAACATGTAGCGGATCAATTGCAACTAATAAATATGCTGAGGGTTATCCAGGAAAACGTTATTATGGTGGCTGTGAATACATTGATAAGATCGAACAAATGGGTATTGATTTGGCAAAAAAAATTTTTAACGCCGATCATGCAAATTTGCAGCCACATTCAGGGTCACAAGCAAACGAAGCAGCCTACCGTGCTATTTTAAATTATGGAGATAAAATTGTTTCAATGAGTCTTGATGCTGGTGGACATTTAACTCATGGATATCCAATAAACTTTTCTGGAAGTGCTTACAATTTTGCTTTTTATGGTGTTAACAAAAAAACTGAGCAAATTGATTTTGAAGAAGTTGAAAAGGTAGTATTGACACATAAACCAAAACTAATTGTTGCTGGTGCAAGTGCATATTCAAGAACAATTGATTTTAAAAAATTTAAGGAAATCGCTGATAAAGTTGGAGCATTGCTAATGGTTGATATGGCACATATTGCGGGTTTAGTTGCTGCAGGTGTACATCCAAACCCGATGGAATATGCCGATATCGTAACAACTACAACACATAAAACATTAAGAGGAGCTCGTGGAGGGATGATCTTATGTAAAGAAGAATTTGCAAAAAAAATTGATTCGGCAGTATTTCCAGGAATTCAAGGAGGTCCATTGGAAAATTTAATTGCAGGTAAAGTTCAAGCACTGACTGAAGTTGACACTCCTGAATTTAAAGTATATGCTGCACAAGTAATTGCAAATGCAAAAGCATTTGCAACATCACTAGAAAAAAACGGAATGCGTTTAATTGCTGGTGGAACAGACAATCACTTAATTAATCTAGAAGTTAAAAAAGCTTTTGGAGTGACTGGTCGTCAGGCAGAAAAAATTCTTGAGAAAATAGGAATCGTTACTAATAAAAATATGATTCCATTTGATGAAGAAAAACCTTTTCATACATCAGGCATTAGAGTTGGGACACCAGCTATGACTACACGTGGATTTAAGGAAGCTGAGTTTATTCAAGTTGGAGAAATTATTGCCAGTGCTTTAAAAGATCAATCATCTGAAAATATAGAAAAGTTGTCACAAGAAGTTTTAAGTCTTTGTGATCGTTTTCCAATTTATCCTAATCTTAAATACTAA
- a CDS encoding RpiB/LacA/LacB family sugar-phosphate isomerase, which produces MSKKIYITNDHTAIEMKQAIVKHLQELKYEVIDMGNNDGLSCSYSLNGINLGKAVVEDKGSRGIALCGTGIGISIAANKVQGIRAGLVYETQTAELIRQHNDCNVIATGARLIAVDKAIKLVDVFLKTEFEGGRHAERVGTINEYC; this is translated from the coding sequence ATGAGCAAAAAGATTTATATTACAAATGATCACACAGCGATTGAAATGAAACAAGCAATTGTCAAGCATTTGCAAGAATTGAAATATGAAGTTATTGACATGGGTAATAATGATGGTCTATCGTGTAGTTATTCATTAAATGGAATAAACTTAGGAAAAGCAGTTGTTGAAGATAAAGGTTCACGCGGAATTGCTCTTTGTGGAACTGGAATTGGAATTAGCATTGCAGCAAACAAAGTTCAAGGCATTAGAGCTGGTCTAGTTTATGAGACACAAACAGCTGAATTAATAAGACAACATAATGATTGTAATGTAATTGCAACAGGGGCAAGATTAATTGCAGTTGATAAAGCAATTAAATTAGTTGATGTTTTTTTGAAAACTGAGTTTGAAGGCGGAAGACATGCAGAAAGAGTAGGGACTATTAATGAATACTGTTAA
- a CDS encoding HAD family hydrolase — MLKINNDEIKIVISDFDGTLRDGHNVIVQSDDVAAIRKVINDGVYFVLNTGNLPFEMKNSIENISPISNINKYIIVSNGNAIHNYLTNECKVSTYFDNKTTNQIINKIKNLELIYDITSYDLQTIYYSSSEYRNFMIGLGLSKDAHLNRVLLTDSVLQEIEKCPKITLKNVKPKDKELVVNMIENDFPNLNIYATWFSPDGVDFSIAGPNKYQGIISLLKIINNEEKQNIGLNNVVYFGDQHNDYEVFKNLKYAIAVDNAIPEIKELAYEVTLSAQDQGVAAYLKKITI, encoded by the coding sequence ATGCTAAAAATTAACAATGATGAAATAAAGATAGTTATAAGTGACTTTGATGGAACTCTTAGAGACGGACACAATGTGATTGTTCAAAGCGATGATGTTGCAGCAATTAGAAAAGTTATTAATGACGGAGTCTATTTTGTTTTAAATACCGGAAATTTACCATTTGAAATGAAAAACTCTATTGAAAATATTAGCCCTATTTCAAATATAAATAAATATATTATAGTATCAAATGGAAATGCAATTCATAATTATTTAACAAATGAATGCAAGGTATCAACTTATTTTGACAATAAAACAACAAATCAGATTATTAATAAAATTAAAAATCTTGAGTTAATTTATGATATCACATCATACGATTTACAAACTATTTATTATTCAAGTAGCGAATACCGCAACTTTATGATTGGTTTAGGTTTAAGTAAAGATGCGCATTTAAATCGTGTATTATTGACAGACAGTGTTCTTCAAGAAATTGAAAAATGTCCAAAAATTACATTAAAAAATGTTAAGCCAAAAGATAAAGAATTAGTTGTTAATATGATTGAAAATGATTTCCCAAATCTTAATATTTATGCCACATGGTTTAGTCCGGATGGAGTTGATTTCAGTATTGCTGGTCCAAATAAATATCAGGGTATTATTTCTCTTTTAAAAATTATTAATAATGAAGAAAAGCAAAATATTGGTTTAAACAATGTTGTTTATTTTGGCGATCAACATAATGATTATGAAGTTTTTAAAAACTTAAAATATGCAATTGCTGTTGACAATGCAATTCCAGAAATTAAAGAATTGGCTTATGAAGTTACTTTAAGTGCACAAGATCAAGGAGTTGCGGCTTACTTAAAAAAAATTACTATATAA
- a CDS encoding glycoside hydrolase family 1 protein, whose translation MKKKIGKNFLWGASTSAYQVEGGWNADGKGPSVQDANAGGFIAELNFDGITDFKVAADHYHHYKEDVALMAEMGFKSYRFSINWTRIFPTGMDKKPNEKGIDFYNKLIDELIKYNIEPLVTIHHFDLPQGLEDLGGWNNKELILDSYTKFCEVLFKEFGDRVKYWQTINEQNMVILFGHILKRQKTGVDEGTKMYQIFHNMNVAQALAIQLLRKMCPNAKIGPAPNISYVYPKTSKPNDVLAADTANLIRNWIYIDILAKGTYDQILLNFWSDNGYDIKITQEDMDLLKSVKIDFIAFNYYSTMTVEAPTSDKEYIVGDQQMGFNLENMFQSATNEHLEKTEYGWEIDPIGFRMTCRALKTRYDLPIIITENGLGAKDVLTSDGKIHDDYRIEYLRQHIKQIPDIINDGVDLFGYNPWSAIDLVSTHQGISKRYGFIYVNRDEKDLKDLKRYRKDSFYWYQKVISTNGENID comes from the coding sequence ATGAAAAAGAAAATAGGAAAAAACTTTTTATGAGGAGCATCGACTAGTGCTTATCAAGTTGAAGGTGGATGAAATGCAGATGGAAAAGGTCCTTCTGTTCAAGATGCAAATGCTGGTGGGTTTATTGCAGAACTAAATTTTGATGGTATAACTGATTTCAAAGTTGCAGCTGATCATTACCATCATTATAAAGAAGATGTTGCCTTGATGGCAGAAATGGGATTTAAATCATATAGATTTTCTATTAATTGAACAAGAATATTTCCAACAGGTATGGATAAAAAACCAAACGAAAAAGGAATTGACTTTTACAATAAGCTAATTGATGAATTAATTAAGTATAATATTGAACCCCTAGTTACAATTCATCACTTTGATTTACCTCAGGGTTTAGAAGATCTTGGAGGATGAAATAACAAGGAACTAATTTTAGATTCATATACAAAATTTTGTGAAGTCTTGTTTAAAGAGTTTGGTGATAGAGTAAAATATTGACAAACCATTAATGAGCAAAACATGGTTATTTTGTTTGGACATATTCTTAAAAGACAAAAAACTGGTGTTGATGAAGGCACAAAGATGTACCAAATTTTTCACAACATGAATGTTGCCCAAGCATTGGCAATTCAATTATTAAGAAAAATGTGCCCAAATGCTAAAATAGGACCAGCACCGAATATCTCATATGTCTATCCTAAAACTTCAAAGCCAAATGATGTCTTGGCAGCAGATACCGCTAATTTAATTAGAAACTGAATTTATATTGATATTTTAGCCAAAGGAACTTATGATCAGATTCTTCTTAATTTTTGATCAGATAATGGCTACGATATCAAAATTACTCAAGAAGATATGGATTTATTAAAATCTGTAAAAATTGATTTCATTGCTTTTAACTATTATAGTACAATGACAGTGGAGGCACCTACTAGCGACAAAGAATACATAGTGGGTGATCAACAAATGGGATTTAATCTTGAAAATATGTTTCAGTCAGCTACTAATGAACATTTAGAGAAAACCGAGTATGGATGAGAAATAGATCCAATCGGCTTTAGGATGACATGTCGAGCATTAAAAACAAGATATGATTTGCCAATTATTATTACCGAAAATGGGTTAGGTGCGAAAGATGTCCTAACAAGTGATGGCAAAATTCACGATGATTATAGAATTGAGTATTTAAGACAACACATCAAGCAAATTCCTGACATTATTAATGATGGTGTTGATTTATTTGGTTATAATCCATGAAGTGCTATTGACTTAGTTTCAACTCACCAGGGAATATCAAAACGCTATGGATTCATTTATGTTAACCGAGATGAAAAAGACTTAAAAGATTTGAAAAGATATCGTAAAGACTCGTTTTATTGATATCAAAAAGTAATCAGCACTAATGGTGAAAATATAGATTAG
- a CDS encoding glucose PTS transporter subunit IIA gives MKKITIYAPVDGFVKSLKELNDGVFSENMLGEGCYIEPKSNVFYSPVKTGKLGQIFDTKHAYFFETSDGINILMHIGLDTVNLNGSPFKTKISSNSKVDLKTAIVEVDFDLIEQRNISKNTPIVMDTNLNSSYKFRLTKTGLVKHGEPIGEYIFEAKSNITKELTTAEKVQILLNTKGKYELVAEKIYELVGTNSNYVKVFNCMTRLRFEIKNRDLVDETAILKIPIVKGVVWAGNQCQIVIGGEVYKVKDAVENYVTKLSLGTTAINTKKQPKIKRFMVAVTSIILPGLPILMTAGLLMGLKAILVLSGVIVDMGIGAGGPINMDVDTFSAFINIAAETGLKLLGIFIGYNTMKWLGGSTIMQLFVSLAIAGATLGQGNLPELVIFNINGFIVKAGMYTTSIIPHIVSAFLLFYLDRWIKTWMPTTIDVLFRPLLSFIIVYTAVFFVFGPILYIIEQGIAYVVNLATKIPFGIGVMIFCIVWQPLVLTGMHVAVFMPIGINVAQGIPSTLLALNIAVFAQLGAVIGVAVRTKNLKLRVASIATIPGAIVGVTEPILYGINLPKWRPFLAGIIASGIFGLISGMLAIEARIPGGLGIFGFTGAMGEPVTEGLIQSVNNIFTGIPNSLVLNTVLWLVINLGVIPCGIVFSYFMYEERKNEKKEISKINKMLIGYYSLSLGIKKNEAKEALQPHLQAIESLVTIADIDKIKLIENELVKITTVGVQLEKAIINNEKEKAAIIKKVKIMHTKNVQDEDAINELLTKFEMLSDNQKVNELEQKLELLNEQNNRNMLWLKNWQEQVFSKIEINLDDISISAKNSELKNLNTWYWNAIHSLDINYMINESLINEIDKKALRKK, from the coding sequence ATGAAAAAAATAACTATATACGCACCTGTTGACGGATTTGTTAAAAGCCTAAAAGAGCTGAATGATGGTGTATTTTCAGAAAATATGCTTGGTGAAGGTTGCTACATTGAACCAAAGTCAAATGTTTTTTATTCTCCAGTAAAAACTGGTAAGCTAGGGCAAATTTTTGATACCAAGCATGCATATTTTTTTGAAACATCAGATGGCATAAATATTTTAATGCATATCGGTTTAGATACAGTTAATTTAAATGGTTCACCTTTTAAAACGAAAATATCCAGTAATTCAAAAGTTGACTTAAAAACTGCAATCGTTGAAGTAGATTTTGACTTAATTGAACAAAGAAATATTTCAAAAAACACTCCAATAGTTATGGATACAAACTTAAATAGCAGCTATAAGTTTAGGTTAACAAAAACTGGTCTAGTTAAGCATGGTGAGCCAATTGGTGAATATATTTTTGAAGCAAAAAGCAATATTACAAAAGAATTGACTACCGCTGAAAAAGTCCAAATATTGCTTAACACAAAAGGAAAATATGAACTGGTTGCAGAAAAAATTTATGAGTTGGTAGGAACAAATTCAAACTATGTTAAAGTCTTTAATTGTATGACACGACTTCGTTTTGAAATAAAAAATAGAGATTTGGTAGATGAAACAGCAATTTTAAAAATTCCAATTGTAAAGGGAGTTGTTTGAGCTGGCAATCAATGTCAAATAGTAATTGGAGGAGAAGTATATAAAGTAAAAGACGCTGTTGAAAACTATGTAACAAAGTTGTCTTTGGGTACAACAGCAATAAATACAAAAAAACAACCAAAGATTAAGAGATTTATGGTTGCAGTAACTTCAATTATTCTTCCAGGATTGCCTATACTAATGACTGCAGGATTGTTAATGGGTTTAAAAGCCATATTAGTTCTTAGCGGTGTAATTGTTGATATGGGCATTGGAGCAGGTGGCCCAATAAATATGGATGTTGACACATTTAGTGCCTTTATCAACATTGCTGCTGAAACTGGTCTTAAACTGCTAGGAATTTTTATTGGATATAATACAATGAAATGACTAGGTGGTTCAACAATAATGCAGTTATTTGTTTCTCTTGCAATTGCGGGAGCTACATTAGGGCAAGGAAATTTACCGGAATTAGTAATATTTAACATTAATGGATTTATAGTAAAAGCAGGAATGTACACAACATCAATAATCCCCCATATCGTAAGTGCATTCCTACTATTTTATTTAGATCGTTGAATTAAAACATGAATGCCAACAACCATTGATGTTTTGTTTCGTCCATTGCTAAGTTTTATAATAGTATATACAGCAGTATTTTTTGTGTTTGGTCCAATACTGTATATTATTGAGCAAGGAATTGCTTATGTTGTCAATTTGGCAACAAAAATTCCGTTTGGAATTGGAGTTATGATTTTTTGCATTGTTTGGCAGCCTTTAGTATTGACTGGAATGCATGTAGCAGTATTTATGCCAATTGGTATTAATGTTGCCCAAGGGATTCCTTCAACTTTGTTAGCACTCAATATAGCAGTATTTGCTCAATTAGGAGCTGTAATTGGGGTAGCGGTAAGAACTAAAAATTTAAAACTTAGAGTTGCTTCAATTGCTACTATTCCTGGAGCAATTGTAGGAGTTACTGAGCCTATATTATATGGAATAAATTTACCAAAATGAAGACCATTCTTGGCAGGAATAATAGCTTCTGGAATATTTGGATTAATATCTGGAATGTTGGCAATTGAGGCTAGAATACCAGGAGGATTAGGAATCTTTGGGTTTACCGGAGCAATGGGCGAACCAGTGACAGAAGGATTAATACAATCAGTCAACAATATTTTTACTGGAATTCCCAATTCATTAGTTTTAAATACAGTACTTTGGCTAGTAATAAATTTAGGTGTTATACCATGTGGAATTGTTTTTTCTTACTTTATGTATGAGGAAAGAAAAAATGAGAAAAAAGAAATTAGCAAAATAAACAAAATGCTGATTGGTTATTATAGTTTGTCATTGGGAATTAAAAAAAATGAAGCTAAAGAAGCATTGCAGCCTCATTTGCAAGCAATTGAAAGTTTGGTAACTATTGCTGATATTGATAAAATTAAGTTAATTGAAAACGAGTTAGTAAAAATTACTACTGTAGGAGTTCAATTAGAAAAAGCTATTATTAATAATGAAAAAGAAAAAGCTGCAATTATTAAAAAAGTTAAAATTATGCATACTAAAAATGTTCAGGATGAAGATGCAATTAACGAATTACTTACAAAATTTGAAATGCTGAGCGACAATCAAAAAGTAAATGAATTGGAACAAAAATTAGAGCTATTAAATGAACAGAATAATCGTAATATGCTTTGACTTAAAAATTGACAAGAGCAAGTATTTAGTAAAATTGAGATAAATTTAGATGACATTTCAATAAGCGCTAAAAATTCTGAGCTCAAGAATTTAAACACTTGATATTGAAATGCTATTCATTCATTAGATATTAATTACATGATCAATGAATCATTAATAAATGAAATTGACAAAAAAGCATTAAGAAAGAAATAG
- a CDS encoding MurR/RpiR family transcriptional regulator gives MNSILDSIFIISTSQKNTVSKSISEELLKAFETKEVLNIKLLANKCFVAQSSVTKFAKQLGFSGYRELQTKLKMEIHDRRDICKNEILFNGTHYDNIEERIVQAIYDFRVYKTIIKKIANNILKSRKVFIFSSYIAFSEAKSMHDIFLLKNINVVYSEVMLYNFQIHKSITKNDFVIFIVSGQDTKGLEKIYDNLKQEEVSHCVFLSHSKTFKFNESSEKIVIDHQLLPHMPEIRKVLLNYIILQIATELQ, from the coding sequence ATGAATTCAATTTTAGATAGTATTTTTATTATTTCAACATCACAAAAAAATACTGTTTCAAAAAGTATCTCTGAAGAGTTATTAAAGGCTTTTGAAACAAAAGAAGTTTTAAATATTAAGCTATTGGCAAATAAATGTTTTGTTGCTCAATCAAGTGTTACCAAGTTTGCTAAGCAACTTGGCTTTTCTGGGTATCGTGAACTGCAAACGAAATTAAAAATGGAAATTCATGATCGTAGAGATATTTGCAAAAATGAAATTCTTTTTAATGGAACTCATTATGATAATATAGAAGAACGCATAGTTCAAGCAATTTATGATTTTAGAGTTTATAAAACCATTATCAAAAAAATAGCCAATAACATTTTAAAAAGCCGAAAAGTTTTCATTTTTTCAAGCTATATTGCATTTAGTGAAGCAAAAAGTATGCATGATATTTTCTTACTTAAAAATATCAATGTCGTTTATTCAGAAGTAATGTTATACAACTTTCAAATTCATAAAAGTATCACTAAAAATGATTTCGTAATTTTTATTGTTTCAGGACAAGATACAAAAGGATTAGAAAAGATTTACGACAATCTTAAACAGGAAGAAGTTTCTCATTGTGTTTTTTTGTCTCATTCAAAAACTTTTAAATTTAATGAAAGTAGCGAAAAAATTGTCATTGATCATCAGTTGCTGCCACATATGCCTGAAATCAGGAAAGTTTTATTGAATTATATAATTTTGCAAATTGCTACAGAACTACAATAA
- a CDS encoding rhodanese-like domain-containing protein has product MHYHINKAEFDVLVARGWQVIDVRDPYELVSYGKYEPSLNIPYPKIITNRETLFPDKDSRLIIICNYGNRSGLTARHFQQQGYENVYVLERGLQELS; this is encoded by the coding sequence ATGCACTACCATATAAATAAGGCTGAATTTGATGTTTTAGTAGCACGTGGTTGACAAGTTATAGATGTACGTGATCCTTATGAATTAGTTTCATATGGAAAATATGAACCTTCTCTCAATATTCCTTATCCAAAAATTATTACTAATCGTGAAACATTATTTCCTGATAAAGATTCTCGATTAATTATTATTTGTAATTACGGTAATCGTTCAGGACTGACCGCTCGTCATTTTCAACAGCAAGGTTATGAAAATGTTTATGTTCTAGAGCGCGGATTACAAGAACTATCATAA